The Eubacterium sp. MSJ-33 genomic sequence TGCTGGTGTACCAAATGTTACGATAGGGTCTACACACAGAGATGTATGTGCAGATACGATAACACCTGTTGTACCACAAACCTTAGAAAGCTCTTCTACGCACATAGCATATGTGAGAATATCACAGCCCTGTCCGCCTAATTCCTTAGAAACTGGAATTCCTAAGAATCCATACTTTGCCATCTTGTCTACAGTCTCTCTTGGAAATCTGTGCTGCTCATCAATTTCCTGCGCAAGAGGCTTTACTTCGTTCTGCGCAAAATCCTTGAACAGAGTCTGCGCCATTTCATACTTCTTGTCTAAAGTGAAATCCATTCTTTCTATCCTCCATAATAGATTGTTTATTACACCCGCACGCGACTAACAGCCACGTGCGGAAATTGTACGCTTATTACTGAGCGTCAACAGGTGTCTTTGTACGATCTGCATTGTATACGTAGAATCCCTTGCCTGTCTTACAGCCGAGGTTTCCACCACGTACCATCTTACGAAGCAATGGACATGCACGATACTTGCTGTCACCTGTTTCCTTGTACAGAACATCCATGATTGCAAGGCAGATATCCAGACCTACGAAATCACCTAACTCAAGTGGTCCCATTGGGTGGTTTGCACCAAGCTTCATAGCTGCATCGATACCGGCGATATCAGAAACACCTTCCATCTTGATGAAAGCTGCTTCGTTAATCATTGGGATAAGGATACGGTTTACAACGAAACCAGCAGCCTCATTTACCTGTACAGGTGTCTTGCCAATCTCTTCAGAGATCTTGATGATCTTATCAACTGTCTCCTGTGGAGTATTTACACCGGCGATAACTTCAACAAGCTTCATTCTGTCAGCAGGATT encodes the following:
- a CDS encoding 3-hydroxyacyl-CoA dehydrogenase family protein, with the protein product MKVGIIGAGTMGQGIAKAFAMVDGYEVALCDIKQEWAEGGKDKIAKGYARLVEKGKMTQEKVDAILASITPGLKEDLCADCDLIVEAAFEDMGVKKTTFSELDKIAKPECIFASNTSSLSITEIGNGLTRPMIGMHFFNPADRMKLVEVIAGVNTPQETVDKIIKISEEIGKTPVQVNEAAGFVVNRILIPMINEAAFIKMEGVSDIAGIDAAMKLGANHPMGPLELGDFVGLDICLAIMDVLYKETGDSKYRACPLLRKMVRGGNLGCKTGKGFYVYNADRTKTPVDAQ